The proteins below come from a single Maylandia zebra isolate NMK-2024a linkage group LG23, Mzebra_GT3a, whole genome shotgun sequence genomic window:
- the bloc1s2 gene encoding biogenesis of lysosome-related organelles complex 1 subunit 2, with the protein MGAAAVGGGRASRERSAHVTGENQNRNKMAATGDEAAAMDSISRAPSTHSATLNPTASDSGQAEGPGDAAESLAAAPKKHGTNSDGGVETAEEAVEPAEPDINELCTDMFEKMAIFLQGELTGTCEDYRLLENMNKITSLKYMEMKDISINISRNLQDLNNKYASLQPYLDQINQIEEQVSALEQAAYKLDAYSKKLEARFKKLEKR; encoded by the exons ATGGGAGCGGCGGCTGTTGGTGGCGGGCGTGCGTCACGTGAACGCTCGGCTCATGTGACAGGGGAAAATCAAAACAGGAACAAAATGGCAGCAACTGGAGACGAAGCCGCTGCCATGGACAGCATATCCAGGGCACCATCGACTCATTCGGCGACTCTGAATCCGACCGCAAGTGATAGCGGTCAAGCAGAGGGCCCGGGGGATGCAGCGGAAAGCCTCGCAGCCGCTCCGAAAAAACACGGCACAAACA GTGATGGTGGTGTGGAGACAGCAGAGGAGGCTGTGGAGCCTGCAGAGCCCGATATAAACGAGTTGTGCACCGATATGTTTGAAAAGATGGCCATCTTCTTGCAAGGAGAACTAACAG GCACTTGTGAGGATTACCGTCTATTGGAGAACATGAACAAGATTACTAGCTTGAAGTATATGGAAATGAAAGACATTAGCATTAACATCAGTCGTAACCTACAGGATCTTAACAACAAGT ATGCAAGTTTACAGCCCTACTTGGACCAAATAAACCAGATTGAGGAGCAAGTATCTGCACTTGAACAAGCTGCTTACAAATTGGATGCATACTCCAAGAAACTGG AGGCCAGGTTTAAAAAACTGGAGAAGCGATGA